From one Musa acuminata AAA Group cultivar baxijiao chromosome BXJ2-6, Cavendish_Baxijiao_AAA, whole genome shotgun sequence genomic stretch:
- the LOC135613803 gene encoding RING-H2 finger protein ATL68-like, with translation METPPDDGHADWVFRAYQTEGTSASQPLSSPVVINLGHSVMQYLEDRFVEKPPRAYYTFAFTLCNFLDQASRRQAISTVLSRTGAYGYDICFAGRLERQLVAFCNDPVETAFNSGNGIEMIVDVFLSDFPSDEEPSLDVEGVGEDGDFVGIPASTDAVKELAVVKYERGGDVREESCIICFEEFDEGVEVTRMPCKHAFHGGCLTRWLESSHVCPLCRHAIPASADP, from the coding sequence ATGGAGACTCCTCCTGATGATGGCCATGCCGATTGGGTTTTCAGGGCCTATCAAACGGAGGGGACTTCGGCGTCGCAGCCGTTATCGTCTCCGGTGGTGATCAACCTCGGCCACAGCGTGATGCAATATCTTGAAGATCGATTCGTGGAGAAACCGCCCCGTGCCTACTACACCTTTGCGTTCACTCTCTGCAACTTCCTCGACCAAGCATCTCGCCGCCAGGCGATCTCCACCGTTCTCTCACGCACCGGCGCCTATGGTTATGACATCTGCTTCGCCGGGCGGTTGGAGAGGCAACTCGTTGCCTTCTGCAATGATCCAGTCGAGACGGCTTTCAACTCGGGCAACGGGATCGAGATGATCGTTGACGTATTTTTGTCCGACTTCCCGAGCGATGAGGAACCCTCTTTGGACGTCGAAGGCGTCGGCGAGGACGGGGATTTCGTCGGCATTCCGGCGTCGACGGACGCGGTGAAGGAGCTGGCGGTGGTGAAGTACGAGCGTGGAGGAGATGTCAGAGAGGAGAGTTGCATCATCTGCTTCGAGGAGTTCGACGAGGGCGTGGAGGTGACGCGGATGCCATGCAAGCACGCCTTCCATGGCGGCTGTCTCACTCGATGGTTGGAGAGCAGCCATGTGTGTCCTCTCTGCAGACACGCCATACCTGCTTCTGCTGATCCCTGA